One window of the Suricata suricatta isolate VVHF042 chromosome 7, meerkat_22Aug2017_6uvM2_HiC, whole genome shotgun sequence genome contains the following:
- the TPMT gene encoding thiopurine S-methyltransferase, translating to MDNASTLLDVKEYPDTEVQKNRVLTLEEWQEKWVDHKIAFHQEQGHQLLKKHLDTFLKGENDLRVFFPLCGKAVEMKWFADRGHRVVGVEISELAIREFFTEQNLSYSEECITETPGAKVFKSSSGNISLYCCNLFDLPRVNIGKFDRIWDRGALVAINPGDRKRYADLMLSLTRKGFHYLLAVLSYDPTKHPGPPFYVPDAEIEKLFGSTCNIHCLEKVDVFEEQHQSWGIDYLVEKLYLLTEK from the exons ATGGATAATGCAAGCACTTTACTCGATGTTAAAGAGTACCCCGATACCGAGGTACAGAAAAACCGAGTACTGACTCTGGAAGAATGGCAAGAGAAGTGGGTGGACCACAAAATTGCGTTTCATCAAGAACAAGGACATCA gttATTAAAGAAGCATTTGGATACTTTCCTCAAAGGCGAGAATGATCTGagagtattttttcctctttgtggaAAAGCAGTCGAGATGAAATG GTTTGCAGACCGAGGACACCGTGTAGTAGGTGTGGAAATCAGTGAGCTTGCGATTCGGGAATTTTTTACAGAGCAGAATCTTTCTTACTCAGAAGAGTGCATCACAGAAACTCCTGGAGCCAAAGTATTCaag AGTTCTTCAGGGAACATTTCATTGTACTGTTGCAACCTTTTTGATCTTCCCAG AGTGAACATTGGCAAATTCGACAGGATCTGGGATAGAGGGGCGTTAGTTGCTATTAACCCAGGCGATCGTAAACG CTATGCAGATTTAATGCTGTCCCTAACAAGGAAAGGGTTTCACTACCTCTTGGCCGTTCTTTCTTATGATCCCACTAAACATCCAG GCCCACCATTTTATGTTCCAGATGCTGAAATTGAAAAATTGTTTG GTTCAACATGCAACATTCATTGTCTTGAGAAGGTTGACGTTTTTGAGGAACAGCATCAAAGTTGGGGAATTGACTACCTTGTTGAAAAGCTGTATCTACTCACGGAAAAGTAA
- the NHLRC1 gene encoding E3 ubiquitin-protein ligase NHLRC1: AHPRTLALECPFCRRACRGCDTSDCLPVLHLLELLGSALRPAPAAPRAAPSAPGAFTCHHAFGGWGTLVNPTGLALCRKTGRVVVAHDGRRRVRIFDSGGGCAHQFGEKGEAAQDIRYPLDVTVTNDCHVVVTDAGDRSIKVFDFFGQVKLVIGGQFSLPWGVETTPQNGVVVTDAEAGSLHLLEVDFPEGVLRRTEKLLAHLSNPRGVAVSWLTGAIAILDHPLGPGAGGTTVKVFSASMQLVGQVDTFGLSLFFPSRITASAVTFDHQGNVIVADTSSQAVLCLGKPEEFPVLKPMITHGLSHPVALTFTKENALLVLDSAAHSIKVYKADWG, from the coding sequence GCGCACCCGCGGACGCTGGCCCTCGAGTGCCCCTTCTGCCGCCGGGCCTGCCGGGGCTGCGACACCAGCGACTGCCTGCCGGTGCTTCACCTCCTGGAGCTCCTGGGCTCGGCGCTCCGCCcggcccccgccgccccccgcgccgccccctccgcccccggGGCCTTCACCTGCCACCACGCCTTCGGAGGCTGGGGCACCCTGGTCAACCCCACGGGGCTGGCGCTGTGTCGCAAGACCGGGCGGGTCGTGGTGGCGCACGACGGCAGGAGGCGGGTCAGGATCTTTGATTCCGGGGGAGGATGTGCTCATCAGtttggagagaagggggaggctgCTCAGGACATTAGGTACCCCCTGGATGTCACCGTCACCAACGACTGCCATGTGGTTGTCACCGACGCTGGCGACCGCTCCATcaaagtgtttgatttttttggcCAGGTCAAGCTTGTCATTGGAGGCCAGTTCTCCTTACCCTGGGGTGTGGAGACCACCCCTCAGAACGGGGTCGTGGTAACTGATGCGGAGGCAGGGTCCCTGCATCTGCTGGAGGTCGACTTTCCGGAAGGGGTCCTCCGGAGGACCGAGAAGTTGCTAGCTCATCTGAGCAATCCCAGAGGGGTGGCCGTGTCTTGGCTCACTGGGGCCATTGCCATCCTGGACCACCCTCTGGGGCCGGGGGCTGGAGGCACCACGGTGAAGGTGTTCAGCGCAAGCATGCAGCTCGTCGGCCAGGTGGATACCTTTGGGCTGAGCCTCTTTTTCCCTTCCAGGATAACTGCCTCTGCGGTGACCTTTGATCACCAGGGGAATGTGATCGTGGCAGATACTTCCAGCCAGGCCGTCCTGTGCTTGGGAAAACCTGAGGAGTTTCCGGTCCTGAAGCCCATGATCACCCATGGTCTTTCCCATCCTGTGGCACTGACCTTCACCAAGGAGAACGCTCTTCTTGTGCTGGACAGTGCGGCCCATTCTATAAAAGTCTACAAGGCTGACTGGGGGTAA